The following coding sequences lie in one Mesorhizobium sp. NZP2298 genomic window:
- a CDS encoding iron-containing alcohol dehydrogenase — protein sequence MSLFAALRLPREILFGKGQRHALPTVASRFGRRALVCTDERFAGTAVFAEVVKSLQDASIEVLVHDRVLPDVPRETVSICVDEATGFRPEMVIGIGGGSCLDFAKCTTLLLSHGGKLQDYYGEFKVPGPTLPLIAVPTTAGTGSEVTPVAVISDPDRTLKVGISSPYLIAAVALCDPDLTMTCPPGLTAIAGADALTHAIEAFTAMRRGEDPDLPQKHVFIGKTALTDHFALLAIKLLGRSLQKACTDGTDADARADVMMGALAAGCAFGTAGTAAAHAVQYPAGALTHTAHGLGVATMMPYVMTYNRRVAAAEMAEIGRALGLSPNGRSEDEQAGAAIEEIRRLFAAIGITSTLADLGLPADKLDWTAEQALGIDRLIKNNPRPFDLATMRRLVQAAHDGDLAACAN from the coding sequence ATGAGCCTCTTCGCCGCCCTCCGGCTTCCGCGTGAAATCCTTTTCGGCAAAGGCCAGCGTCATGCGCTGCCGACAGTCGCCAGCAGGTTCGGGCGGCGCGCGCTGGTCTGTACCGACGAGCGCTTCGCCGGCACGGCGGTGTTCGCGGAGGTCGTCAAATCGCTCCAGGACGCCTCAATAGAGGTGCTGGTGCATGACCGCGTCCTTCCCGACGTACCGCGTGAAACAGTCAGCATCTGCGTCGACGAGGCGACAGGGTTCCGGCCCGAGATGGTGATCGGCATCGGCGGCGGCAGCTGCCTCGACTTTGCCAAATGCACCACCTTGCTGCTCAGCCATGGCGGCAAACTCCAGGACTACTATGGGGAGTTCAAGGTGCCCGGCCCCACGCTGCCGCTCATCGCCGTACCCACCACAGCGGGCACTGGCTCCGAAGTGACGCCGGTCGCGGTGATCTCCGATCCTGATCGCACGCTCAAGGTCGGCATATCGAGCCCGTATCTGATCGCCGCGGTTGCCTTGTGCGATCCCGACCTGACGATGACCTGTCCGCCCGGGCTGACCGCGATCGCCGGCGCCGACGCATTGACACACGCAATCGAGGCTTTCACCGCCATGCGGCGCGGCGAGGATCCGGACCTGCCGCAAAAGCACGTGTTCATCGGCAAGACGGCGCTGACCGATCATTTCGCGCTGCTGGCCATAAAGCTGCTGGGTCGCAGTCTGCAGAAAGCCTGCACGGACGGCACCGATGCTGATGCGCGTGCCGATGTGATGATGGGCGCGTTGGCGGCAGGGTGTGCATTCGGTACCGCCGGAACGGCGGCGGCGCATGCCGTGCAATATCCCGCCGGGGCGCTCACACACACCGCGCACGGCTTGGGTGTGGCAACCATGATGCCCTACGTCATGACCTATAACAGGCGTGTGGCTGCCGCTGAAATGGCCGAGATCGGCCGCGCGCTCGGGCTCTCCCCAAATGGGCGCAGTGAAGACGAGCAGGCCGGCGCTGCCATAGAGGAGATCAGGCGGCTGTTCGCAGCGATCGGCATTACCTCGACGCTGGCGGATCTTGGCCTACCCGCTGATAAGCTAGACTGGACCGCCGAGCAGGCGCTCGGCATCGACCGCCTCATCAAGAACAATCCGCGCCCATTCGATCTCGCCACCATGCGACGCCTGGTTCAGGCAGCCCACGACGGCGATCTCGCGGCCTGCGCCAATTGA
- a CDS encoding NAD-dependent succinate-semialdehyde dehydrogenase has translation MTLAQQIDQDGYDVRRFSHGLYIDGTWRPSSDGRLIDVVDPSSGAVIAAVPDATLEDAATAVEAAARAAKGWRETAPRKRSEILRRCFELMVERSETLAMLISLENGKALRDARGEVAYAAEFFRWNAEEAVRITGEFGTAPSGTNRIVVDYEPIGICVLITPWNFPAAMATRKIAPALAAGCTVILKPASETPLTAYALAALYSEAGVPAGVVNVLTTTSPGPLTSAMLADPRVRKLSFTGSTGVGRTLLGEAAKHVISCSMELGGNAPFVVFDDADLDAALDGAMIAKMRNAGEACTAANRLYVQSGIHERFADGLSKRMAALKVGAGTNADTECGPMITKKAVDKINRLVKDAVERGATVLCGGSILDREGFFYPPTVLSAVSPEADMAHEEIFGPVAPITMFETEAQAIAYANDTEYGLAAYIYTRDVGRGMRVASGIEAGMIGLNRGLMSDPAAPFGGVKQSGLGREGGQHHGIAEFMEAKYIAVTF, from the coding sequence ATGACCCTTGCCCAGCAAATCGACCAGGATGGCTACGACGTGCGCCGGTTTTCGCACGGGCTTTACATCGACGGCACGTGGCGCCCCTCTTCCGATGGCCGGCTCATCGATGTGGTCGATCCGTCCTCCGGGGCCGTGATCGCGGCGGTTCCCGATGCAACGCTCGAGGATGCCGCAACTGCCGTCGAGGCCGCAGCCAGGGCCGCCAAGGGATGGCGGGAGACAGCGCCGCGCAAGCGCTCGGAAATCCTTCGGCGATGTTTCGAACTCATGGTCGAACGTTCTGAAACGCTCGCCATGCTGATCTCGCTGGAGAACGGCAAGGCGTTGCGGGACGCGCGTGGCGAGGTGGCCTATGCGGCCGAGTTTTTTCGGTGGAACGCCGAAGAGGCGGTCCGGATCACCGGCGAATTCGGCACCGCACCATCCGGCACCAACCGGATCGTGGTCGACTATGAGCCGATCGGGATCTGCGTGCTGATCACGCCCTGGAATTTTCCCGCCGCGATGGCGACCCGCAAGATTGCACCGGCACTAGCGGCAGGTTGTACGGTCATCCTGAAACCCGCCAGCGAAACGCCACTGACGGCCTACGCTTTGGCCGCACTCTACAGTGAGGCCGGGGTCCCGGCCGGCGTCGTCAACGTCCTCACCACGACCAGTCCTGGTCCGTTGACATCGGCCATGCTGGCCGATCCGCGTGTCAGGAAGCTCTCCTTCACCGGCTCAACCGGAGTCGGCCGAACCTTGCTCGGCGAGGCGGCCAAGCATGTCATCTCCTGTTCGATGGAACTCGGCGGCAATGCGCCCTTCGTCGTGTTCGACGATGCTGATCTTGATGCGGCGCTCGACGGTGCAATGATCGCCAAGATGCGCAATGCCGGCGAGGCATGCACCGCCGCCAACCGCCTCTATGTCCAGTCAGGCATCCACGAACGGTTCGCTGACGGGCTTTCCAAACGCATGGCGGCGCTCAAAGTGGGAGCGGGCACCAATGCCGATACCGAGTGCGGCCCTATGATCACAAAGAAGGCAGTGGACAAGATCAACCGTCTCGTCAAGGACGCGGTGGAGCGGGGAGCCACGGTGCTTTGCGGCGGCTCGATTTTGGACCGCGAAGGCTTTTTCTATCCGCCGACCGTACTCTCGGCGGTATCGCCAGAAGCCGACATGGCGCATGAGGAGATCTTCGGGCCGGTGGCGCCCATCACCATGTTCGAAACCGAGGCGCAGGCCATCGCGTACGCTAATGACACGGAATATGGCCTTGCAGCCTATATCTATACGCGCGATGTGGGACGTGGAATGCGTGTGGCGTCGGGTATCGAGGCCGGTATGATAGGGCTCAACCGCGGGCTGATGTCCGATCCAGCGGCGCCCTTCGGCGGCGTCAAGCAAAGCGGCCTTGGCCGCGAAGGCGGTCAGCACCACGGCATCGCCGAATTCATGGAGGCGAAATACATCGCCGTCACCTTCTGA
- a CDS encoding alpha/beta hydrolase — protein sequence MQKDPFRTRDHVADFDDIVADIVARSAATRATLPMAGDLAYGEHPAEKLDLLFPPARGRNLPVHIFIHGGYWRMFSKADYSYIADTVTKAGAIAVIVDYALMPEVRMAAIVDQVRRAKQWVLDNIASYGGDPGRISLSGHSAGAHLATFLFEKTPAPSHIHAVLLLGGLYDLKPLQTSFLKPLIGITDEEAVAFTPMTRRYDPDTDVTIVVGAQETPPFQKQAADFATRLRAHGLGVRNLSLKDRNHMNSVRDLGITSTQAGDRLLEIIEATRG from the coding sequence ATGCAGAAAGACCCCTTCCGCACCCGCGACCACGTTGCCGATTTTGACGACATCGTGGCCGATATCGTGGCGCGCAGCGCCGCGACCCGGGCGACGCTGCCCATGGCCGGCGATCTCGCCTATGGCGAGCACCCTGCCGAGAAGCTCGACCTGCTTTTTCCGCCCGCCCGGGGCCGCAATCTTCCGGTTCATATCTTCATCCATGGCGGCTACTGGCGCATGTTCTCCAAAGCCGACTATTCCTATATCGCGGATACCGTGACCAAGGCTGGCGCGATCGCGGTGATCGTCGATTATGCGCTGATGCCTGAGGTCAGGATGGCGGCGATCGTGGATCAGGTCCGGCGCGCCAAACAATGGGTGCTGGACAACATCGCCAGCTATGGCGGCGACCCCGGCCGGATAAGCCTCAGCGGCCATTCCGCCGGGGCGCATCTGGCGACATTCCTGTTCGAAAAGACGCCAGCGCCTTCGCACATCCATGCAGTGCTGTTGTTGGGCGGCCTCTACGACCTGAAGCCGCTGCAGACGTCTTTCCTCAAGCCACTAATCGGCATCACCGACGAGGAGGCTGTGGCCTTCACGCCGATGACGCGGCGATACGATCCCGATACCGACGTGACGATCGTGGTAGGCGCCCAAGAAACGCCGCCATTCCAGAAGCAGGCGGCTGATTTCGCAACGCGATTGCGCGCGCACGGGCTCGGTGTCCGCAACCTGTCCCTGAAAGATCGGAACCATATGAACAGCGTACGGGATCTGGGCATCACCAGCACGCAAGCTGGCGATCGCCTGCTAGAAATCATCGAAGCGACGCGCGGCTAG
- a CDS encoding NAD-dependent succinate-semialdehyde dehydrogenase, with translation MAVSATLLSKIKDRDLVREAGLIGNEWLGRSRSGQTFDVTNPSTNEVLATLPDFTRAEIAKAIDAAHVAQKDWAARTGKERAAVLRRWYDLTIASLDDLATILTAEMGKPFAESKGEILYGASYIEWFGEEAKRVYGDTIPGHARDKRIVVIKQPVGVVGAVTPWNFPSAMVARKIAPALAVGCSMVFKPAALTPLSALALAVLAERAGVPAGLLSVVPITKSSDFGDEVCENEKVRKLTFTGSTEVGRTLMAQASAQVMKLSMELGGNAPFIVFDDADIDAAVEGAVVSKYRNAGQTCVCANRLYVQTGIYEEFAEKLVRRVKAFKVGDGFEEGTEIGPLVDDRAVAKVRRHIENAVAHGASIVAGGPDHPLGGNFIWPTVLTDVTAKMAVAREETFGPLAPLFRFDAVEDVIAMANDTEFGLAAYFYAKDMSRVWAVAEALEYGMVGINTGLISTEVAPFGGIKQSGFGREGSKYGLDDFTELKYLCFGGIA, from the coding sequence ATGGCCGTATCAGCGACGCTCCTAAGCAAGATCAAGGATAGGGACCTGGTCCGCGAAGCGGGATTGATCGGCAACGAATGGCTCGGTCGATCGCGGTCCGGCCAAACCTTCGACGTTACCAACCCGTCAACGAACGAGGTGCTGGCAACATTGCCTGATTTCACACGAGCTGAAATCGCGAAAGCCATCGACGCAGCTCATGTCGCACAGAAGGACTGGGCTGCCCGTACGGGCAAAGAGCGCGCGGCCGTTCTGCGTCGCTGGTACGATCTCACAATCGCGAGTCTGGACGATCTAGCCACCATCTTGACCGCCGAGATGGGCAAGCCGTTCGCAGAGTCGAAAGGCGAAATCCTTTACGGCGCGTCCTACATCGAATGGTTCGGCGAGGAGGCCAAGCGCGTCTATGGTGACACCATCCCCGGGCATGCTCGTGACAAGCGGATCGTCGTAATCAAGCAACCCGTAGGCGTCGTCGGGGCCGTGACGCCTTGGAATTTTCCTTCGGCGATGGTGGCGCGCAAGATCGCTCCGGCCTTGGCGGTCGGTTGTTCGATGGTCTTCAAACCGGCAGCCCTGACCCCTTTGTCTGCCTTGGCACTGGCCGTGCTTGCGGAAAGGGCAGGGGTTCCGGCCGGTTTGCTGAGCGTAGTCCCGATCACCAAGAGTTCGGACTTCGGTGATGAGGTCTGCGAAAACGAAAAGGTACGCAAACTCACCTTTACCGGATCCACTGAAGTCGGCCGCACACTTATGGCGCAAGCTTCGGCGCAGGTGATGAAGCTCAGCATGGAGTTGGGCGGCAACGCACCGTTTATCGTGTTCGACGATGCCGACATCGATGCTGCCGTCGAGGGAGCCGTAGTCTCAAAGTATCGAAATGCCGGACAGACCTGCGTTTGCGCCAACCGCCTATACGTGCAGACCGGCATTTACGAGGAGTTTGCGGAAAAACTTGTCCGTCGTGTGAAAGCTTTCAAGGTGGGCGACGGCTTCGAGGAAGGCACCGAGATCGGTCCCTTGGTCGACGATCGCGCCGTGGCCAAAGTCAGGCGCCACATCGAAAACGCCGTCGCTCATGGCGCCAGCATCGTGGCTGGCGGCCCGGACCACCCCCTGGGGGGCAATTTCATCTGGCCGACCGTCCTGACCGACGTGACGGCCAAAATGGCGGTAGCCCGTGAAGAAACGTTTGGTCCCCTGGCACCCCTGTTCCGTTTCGATGCCGTCGAGGATGTCATTGCCATGGCGAATGACACCGAGTTTGGGCTGGCGGCCTATTTCTACGCCAAGGATATGTCGCGCGTTTGGGCTGTGGCCGAAGCCCTTGAGTACGGCATGGTCGGCATCAACACTGGCCTGATTTCGACGGAAGTGGCGCCGTTCGGCGGCATCAAGCAGTCCGGCTTTGGGCGGGAAGGCTCGAAGTACGGCCTCGATGACTTCACGGAACTCAAATATCTCTGCTTCGGCGGTATCGCTTAA
- a CDS encoding LysR family transcriptional regulator, translated as MDGIDLRRLRYFIAVCEHGGFSRASQSIGVAQPSLTRQIKLLEKEVGVSLINRSGRGAEPTAEGRFLLGQSRLHIDGLDDAVREMRRRSNGLKGEISLGICPTIASLFLEDIRSFVGGQCQGVTLNVVEAYSGDLASLMRGGRLDAALTYRPTSPERLDIIDLFSERLVLVTSYAGVKLQPPRQLGDISRLKLILPSEIHELRRIIDRVYRARGIALKPELELDSLGAVKTVIADKATQYATILPHSSVARELSQHALSASAIADRDMTRTIALVRPQESAAQHVVLPVLIGEIRRLAQRLKKSQGSADTVSLGQG; from the coding sequence ATGGATGGCATCGATCTCAGGCGCCTGCGCTATTTCATTGCGGTGTGCGAGCACGGGGGATTTTCTCGCGCGTCCCAATCCATCGGCGTAGCGCAGCCTTCGCTGACGCGGCAGATCAAACTGCTTGAGAAGGAGGTTGGGGTTTCCCTGATCAACCGCAGCGGACGGGGCGCCGAGCCCACGGCAGAAGGCCGGTTCCTGCTGGGCCAATCCCGCCTTCACATTGATGGCCTGGATGACGCCGTTCGCGAGATGCGTCGGCGTTCCAATGGACTGAAAGGCGAGATATCGCTGGGCATCTGCCCAACTATCGCTTCGCTGTTCCTTGAGGACATCCGCAGTTTCGTCGGAGGTCAATGTCAGGGCGTGACACTGAACGTGGTCGAGGCCTACAGCGGCGACCTCGCCAGCCTCATGCGTGGCGGACGTCTCGACGCCGCGCTTACCTATCGACCTACTTCGCCGGAAAGGCTCGATATCATCGATCTGTTCTCAGAGCGCCTTGTACTTGTAACGTCCTATGCCGGTGTGAAGCTCCAACCACCACGCCAGCTCGGCGATATCAGCCGTCTGAAGCTGATCCTCCCCAGCGAAATCCATGAGTTGCGGCGAATTATCGATCGGGTCTACCGGGCAAGGGGCATTGCCCTCAAGCCAGAGCTGGAACTCGATTCCCTTGGCGCGGTCAAAACCGTGATCGCGGATAAGGCCACGCAATATGCAACCATTCTGCCTCACTCAAGCGTGGCCCGTGAACTCTCTCAACACGCATTAAGTGCCTCCGCCATCGCCGACAGGGACATGACGCGAACCATCGCCCTGGTGCGGCCGCAGGAAAGCGCTGCCCAGCATGTCGTCCTCCCCGTCCTGATTGGCGAAATCCGCCGGTTGGCGCAGCGGCTGAAGAAATCGCAGGGTAGCGCGGACACGGTGTCATTGGGGCAGGGCTAG